The following is a genomic window from Paenibacillus thiaminolyticus.
CCGGCGGACAAGGCTTGGTCTATATTTATGAAGGATTTCTGGCTGTGCTGGAAGCAGGGGCGGAAGGAACCGTTGAAAGTCCCGCCCAAGCCGTCATATCGGTTCCGGTCGAGAAGACGACCGCGGCGCCAAAGCCTGCACAAGCCAAGCTGCATACGGAAGACATCGAATTTTTATATGATATGGAATTCTTTATCGATCGTGCCCGCAATCGCGCTGCAGCTGTGCCGTTTCATGAAGATATATTCAGGAAAGCGCTCGCAAAAAATGGGGATTCCATTATCGTCATCGCAGACGACGATATTATCAAAGTCCATGTTCATTCCCGTAAGCCGGGCGAAGTGCTTGATCTGGCGATGCAGTACGGGGAATTGATCCGGATTCATATTTTGAACATGCGCGAGCAGCATCGCGATATTTTGCAAGGGGAGCATGGGGAAGTGTCCGCGATGCCGGAGCTGTTCGCGGAGATGCCGCTTGCGGATATCGTCACGGAGAGCGTTCCGGTTGAACCGCCTGCGGATGAGATCGCTCAATACGGCTTCATCGCCGTGGCGATGGGACAGGGCATCCACGACATCTTCACCAGCCTCGGGGTGGATATCGTTCTGTCCGGCGGTCAGACGATGAATCCGAGCACGCAGGATTTCATCGATGCTATCGGTAAGATAACGGCGCAGCACATCTTCATCCTGCCGAACAATTCGAATATTGTGATGGCGGCGAAGCAGGCAGCCGAATTCGTGGACCGTGAAGTGACGGTCATCGAGACGAAGACGATCCCGCAAGGCATTGCGGCGGCCTTCGCCTTCCAGGAGGACGAGGACCTGGAGGTGAATCGGACCGCGATGCAGGATGCGGTCAGCCATATTGTGTCCGGACAAGTTACTTATGCCGTGCGCGATACGACGCTGGACGGGCTAGATATTAAGGCAGGCCACTATATGGGCATCGCCAACGGCAAGATTGTCGTAACGACCGACTCGATGAGAGACACGCTGCAGCAATTGCTCACGCAGATGCTGGAGGACGGCGGCGAGGTGATTACGCTGCTTACAGGCGAAGAGGCGAAGGCGGACGATACGGAAGCGCTAATCGAATGGTTAAGCGAGCATTATCCGGATGCGGAAGTGGAAGTCCATCAGGGCGGTCAGCCTATTTATGCATATCTTATCTCAGTTGAGTAGCGAAGGAGGGATGTGAATGGCATCTATCCGTATCGTCACGGATAGCACAGCGGATATTCCACAGGAATTACGCGAACGCTATCGCATTGAGATGATTCCGCTCAAGGTGCATTTCGGGAACGATATGTACCAGGATGCGGTTACGATCAGTGCAGAGCGGTTCTATCAATTGCTTGTTGAAGCGAAGCGGCTGCCTACAACGTCCCAGCCTTCTCCGATCGAGTTCCTGGAGGTGTTCAAGCGGTTGAATGCCGAGCCGGACACGCAGATCATTTCGATTCATCTGTCGGCCTCATTCAGCGGAACGTATCAATCCGCCGTGCTCGCGAAGAACATGATGGAAGAAGAGTCCGATATTACGATTGTCGATTCGAAGTCGGCATCCTACGGATTCGGGCTCATCGTGGTGGAAGCCGCCAAGATGGCGGAGGCAGGCCGTACGAAAGAAGAAATTTTGGCCATGATTGAACGTTATCAACGGGAACGCAAGCTTTTCTTTTTGGTTGATACATTGGAATATTTGCAAAAGGGCGGCCGCATCGGCAAAGCAGCGGCATTATTCGGCACACTGCTCAATATTAAACCGATTCTCTCTATCGATGATGAGGGAGAAGTGTATGCGGTGGAAAAGGTGCGGGGTCATAAGAAAGCGGTGGCCCGCATCCTGGAGATGCTGAAGCAGCAATTCGAGGGAAGACCGGTGCATACGGTCATGGGATATACGAGCAATCCGTCGGCAGCGGATGAATTGGCGGCAGCGATTCAGAATACATTGGACGTTCGATCCATGGACTACACGATCGTGGGCTCGGTCATCGGCACCCATGTCGGGACTGGCGTCGCCGCGGTCTTCATGTGGCCTGCGGACGAAGCATCGTCCTGACAGGATACGGACGTTACCGGCCATGATTCCATTGAGTCAATGTCCCGTAACCATGGTCAAAGGCGTGAGCGCGTTGAAACAAACCGAGCTTCACGCCTTTGGCATTTTTACCGTTGCCGATTTGCTCGATTATTTCCCTTTCCGTTATGAAGATTTTCATCTCCGCCGTCTGAGCGATGTGAAGGATGGCGACAAAGTTACTGTCGAAGGACGTATTATGAGCCAGCCTGTCCTGCAGCGGTACGGCCGCAAGTCCAGACTGACCTGCCGCGTGCTGGTGGAGGAATGGCTGATTACGGCCACCTGGTTCAACCGTCCGTATCTGCGCGAGCAGCTGGAGCAAGGGCGGGATATTGTGTTGACCGGCAAATGGGATCAGCGCCGGATGCAGCTGACAGTCTCGACGTCGGAATTCCCCGATAAAGGGACGAGCCGGATTGACACCCTGCAGCCGGTCTACTCGGTCGGGGGCAAGATTACGCAGGCGTGGATGCGCAAGACGATTGCCCAGGCGCTGCAGCAGTTCGGCGAAGCGATGACAGAACCGCTGCCGCCGGAGATGCTTCGGCGCTATCGGCTTATGCCGCGGAAGCAAGCGGTTCGCGCGATGCATGTGCCGCATGATGTCGAAGAAGGCAAGCAGGCGCGGCGGCGGCTCGTCTATGAGGAGCTGCTGCTGTTCCAGTTGAAGCTGCATGCCTTCCGTGCGCTGACTCGGGAGCGCTCGGACGGTGTCGCGTTCATGGTCGACAATGCCACGGTGCGCCAGTTCACCCGCAGCCTGCCGTTCGAGCTGACGGACGGGCAGAAGCAGGCGGTTACCGACATTTTGCATGATATGCGCCAGCCGTCCTGCATGAACCGGCTGCTGCAGGGCGATGTCGGATCCGGCAAGACGGTCGTTGCCGCGACGGCCTTGTATGCCGCTGTCCGGGCAGGGTACCAGGGGGCGTTGATGGTCCCGACGGAAATATTGGCGGAGCAGCATATGCGTTCGCTGACGAGGCTGTTCGAGCCCCACGGCATTGGGGTCGGGCTGCTGACCGGCAGTCTGACCGAGCGGAAGCGCCGCGATGTGCTCGCGGCGCTGCAGATGGGCATGATCGACATCCTGGTCGGGACGCATGCGCTGATACAGGAGGATGTCCATTATCGCAAGCTCGGCCTCGTCATCACCGACGAACAGCATCGCTTCGGGGTCAATCAGCGCAGCATTCTGCGCCGGAAGGGCTGGAATCCGGATGTGCTGACGATGACCGCCACCCCGATTCCGCGAACGCTGGCGATTACGGTCTTCGGCGATCTGGACGTGTCGTCGATTCGGGAACGTCCGGCGGGCCGCAAGCCGATCAAGACGTATTGGGTCAAGCATGACATGCTTGACCGGGTGCTGGGCTTCATTCGCCGGGAAGCGGAGGCCGGGCATCAGGCTTATGTCATCTGTCCGTTGATTGAGGAATCGGACAAGCTTGACGTGCAGAATGCCATCGACGTGCATGTACAGATGCAGCAGGCCTTCCCCGATCTGCCTGTCGGGCTGCTGCATGGACGGATGACGCCGGCCGAGAAGGATGAGGCGATGCGTTCCTTCAGCGCCGGAGAGACGAAGGTGCTTGTCTCGACGACGGTTATCGAGGTCGGCGTGGACGTGCCGAATGCAACGCTCATGATCGTGATGGATGCGGAACGGTTCGGGCTGTCGCAGCTTCATCAGCTGCGGGGCCGGGTTGGCCGGGGCGGGCATCAGTCGTATTGCGTGCTGATCGCCGATCCGAAGTCGGAGGTCGGCCAGGAGCGGATGCGTATCATGACCGAGACCGACGACGGCTTCGAGCTGTCGCAGCGCGATCTGGAGCTGCGCGGTCCGGGGGATTTTTTCGGAACGAAGCAGAGCGGATTGCCGGAGTTCAAGCTGGCGGATATGGCGAACGACTACGCGGTGCTGGAGCAGGCGCGCGATGATGCAGCCGCGCTGATCCGGTCGGAGACGTTCTGGACGTCGCCGGATTATGGCGGTCTGCGCGAGGTGCTGCAGCGCGAGCAGCTGCTCCAGGGCGAGCGGATGGATTAGCCCCGAGCCGTTCGCGGGCGCCCGGACGGATGGTATTTCGGCCGATTGGGCAATTCGGGCGGATAGCAGACAAGCGTTCGCACATATATTGGAACAGAGTGCCATTCGAGCTCGCTCCGATGAGCTCTGGCCAACTTGTGTTCCGGAGGTGTGCCGACGAAAATGAGCTATACGAAATACGGGATCAGCCCGCAGCTCGTTGAACGAATTAAACTGAAGATGAAGCAGTCCGCCATGAAGGAGCGGGTCAAGCAGATTGTGGACGGCGTGACGAAGGCGGATCTTCAGAACCGCCAGACGGTCCGCCGGCTGGTGCGCAAAGTAACGAGTGCGCTGAACGAGTCCGTGAGCGCCCAGCAGGAGGAAGCGATCGTGCAGTTCGTGCTGGCGCAGAAGATTGACCCGAACAATACGTTCCATCTCCTGAAGCTCTGGGGGATGTTCCGCTAAGGCAGGAGGCTATCGCGTCAAAAGCCCGGTTCGATAGGAACCGGGCTTTTGACATGTTCGCAATAATGATCTGCGAAAAAATATTATTTCTATAAATCAGTTCTACAGAAAATATTTATTAAATATTACTTTAATAGCTATAGCTTCCCGGGATTAGAAAACTCCAGAGTGAATCTTGGGAACGGGCGAAAGGATTCACCTCTATCTCTGCATGGCCTGCGGATTCATGCAAGCTCTCCGAGAACGTATTTTTATGTTTTCCTCCTTCATTTTTAAGCAACATCATGGAATGTTTACCTCATCACTTGCGATTCACTTCTTTTTTTGAACCCGAATCTTTTATTCTGACGACAACTAGGACAGCTGATGACATGTTCATACTGGTCTTCTCCACCTGAAGCTCCTGCGATGTCTGATCTGCTGACGGCACGGATGCCTGCAGATTTGCAAATGTTCGGAAAGTTTCTGCGCTTTTCTTTTTGAGGTTCATTTTGGAATTCAGCTTGAATAATCGTGTTAGGGGATAAATCATGGCCAATAAACATTGTTATTATTATGTCATTTCAGAGTTATGCCAATTGCGTAACATCGCGTTGGAACAAATGGATATCTTTCATTTGCTCGGCGGGCATACGTTTGCGGTAAAAAAGGAAAGGGACGAACCTTTCCCGCTTCTGAATATAAAGGGCAGTGTTATCGATGATGAACTTTTCCGCATATGTACCGGGTTATCCATTGAGAAAAAGCTCTTAATCAATTATGAGGAAGCGATAAAAGTCATTATGACAAGGATCGGCGAAAACGATCTTCAAACGGTGTGCACCAATTGTTTTTTCTTGCCTTATGATTCCGTAAATTACAAAAAAAATATTGGCTCCCATTTCATTATGTTAAGATCTTATGATTCTGCAAATGACCAGTTTACGTTAAGTGATCACAAATATGATCACGCTCTTCTGAGCGGGGAAGATTTGAAGCTCGCCATGGATAATGTAAAGGAATATAAAAATTGTTTGCTTGATTTACACATAGAAACGGAGTACAGCTGTAAGCAAATGAAAGACTCCGTTAGAGAGGTAATAAAGACAAATGCGGCCAAAATCTTATCAACTTTGCAGCATCAATTCAATGTTCTGAAAATGGAAATAGAGAATATAAATTCCTTAGATTCTTTTTACCGCTCTTTTTCATATTTTGAGTTGCTGAAGTCAATTAAAAATCCGAATGGACCTATTATCTCGAAACATTACTTAGTAAGAAGTCTGCCTGGCAATAAGCCTGATCTGCAAAACATCATTTCCGAGTGCATTCAATTATGGGAGAGACTTTGTGTGGATATCTATAAAAATTATACCCATGATTCGCCCATTTTGTTGGATGGCCAACTAGATAATCTGTATCAACGGGAAATGGATATGAATAAGCAGATCATCGAAGTTGTTAGAAGATAGAATTTTTCACGGCTAATATTCATTGTTCTTTTTTGTGTGTGTACTAATGAGTCGAATGAAAAGGGGGTGAGGCGCAATGAAACAACTTAAAGTGTATAAGCTTGGGGTTATTGATGAAATTAAACAATAATACTTACGAGGGCATGAATACATCTTCTTGATATGCTGAAGCGCAAATAAGGAGGTGTAGCACAATGAAACAACTTAAAGTTGTAAAACTTGGGGTTTCTGAGGAAACTAAACAATAATTACTTACGCGGGGCATGAATACATCTTCTTGATATGTTGACTCGCTAAAAGCCATTAGTACACACTCTAAACAGAATAATTTATAGATAGGTGGTATTTTGTTGTACACATTCAATCCAAAGATGGCCGTAGAAAATTTCAAAAACGGAAAGTTATTTACGGATGTTGTGACTCGTGAATCCTTTTTCTTGGAGGATGAAATCTATCACATCATCCAGCCTGCAGCGGAAAGGTATGTTACGATTCATGAAATCTATCATGATAGTTATCCCTTTGAAGAATTTGAAGCTTTTATTGAAGAGCTAGTGCTTCATGGCATTTTAATTAGCCATCCCAAGTATCTTTCATTGATGGAGGATGAATTGTGAAGAAAATAGGCGTTATTGGAGCTGGCGTTATGGGCAAAGGTGTTGCCCAGGCCTTCGCCCAATCAGGCTATCCGGTCGTTCTCATCGATATTTGTGACAAGACACTGATGCAAGCAAGCGAGGAAATATACAACAACGTCAGGTTCCAGGGATTATTTCAAAGGAGTGAAACCGTAGCAGATCCTGACGCCGTACTGTCGAGAATACAGTTATCTACGGATTATGATCTGCTTGCTGATGTGGACTATGTTGTCGAGAACGTAACGGAAAAATGGGAGACCAAGCAGGAAGTGTATCAAAAATTAGACAGCATCTGCCCGAATGATTGTGTAATCCTTGTGAATACTTCTTGTATCTCGATTACCAAAATCGCAGCATTAATGAAAAGGCCAGCGCTCATAGCGGGAGCTCATTTTATGAATCCGGTGCCTATGAAGCCGGCGGTGGAGGTCATCCGGGGATATTATACAGCGGAATCGACGATAGATCAGATTAAAGATTTGCTCTCATCCATTGGAAAAGAAATGATCGTAGT
Proteins encoded in this region:
- a CDS encoding DAK2 domain-containing protein: MVLGGADSLNRHAEHVNTLNVFPVPDGDTGTNMNLTMTAGITEMKAKPSTSIAKTAEVLSKGLLMGARGNSGVILSQLFRGFSRAVAGLDEVNAFQFAHALQGGVDTAYKAVVKPVEGTILTVARETAKHAVHIARRTPDLVEFMREVTNKAKEALAKTPDMLPVLKQVGVVDSGGQGLVYIYEGFLAVLEAGAEGTVESPAQAVISVPVEKTTAAPKPAQAKLHTEDIEFLYDMEFFIDRARNRAAAVPFHEDIFRKALAKNGDSIIVIADDDIIKVHVHSRKPGEVLDLAMQYGELIRIHILNMREQHRDILQGEHGEVSAMPELFAEMPLADIVTESVPVEPPADEIAQYGFIAVAMGQGIHDIFTSLGVDIVLSGGQTMNPSTQDFIDAIGKITAQHIFILPNNSNIVMAAKQAAEFVDREVTVIETKTIPQGIAAAFAFQEDEDLEVNRTAMQDAVSHIVSGQVTYAVRDTTLDGLDIKAGHYMGIANGKIVVTTDSMRDTLQQLLTQMLEDGGEVITLLTGEEAKADDTEALIEWLSEHYPDAEVEVHQGGQPIYAYLISVE
- a CDS encoding DegV family protein; this translates as MASIRIVTDSTADIPQELRERYRIEMIPLKVHFGNDMYQDAVTISAERFYQLLVEAKRLPTTSQPSPIEFLEVFKRLNAEPDTQIISIHLSASFSGTYQSAVLAKNMMEEESDITIVDSKSASYGFGLIVVEAAKMAEAGRTKEEILAMIERYQRERKLFFLVDTLEYLQKGGRIGKAAALFGTLLNIKPILSIDDEGEVYAVEKVRGHKKAVARILEMLKQQFEGRPVHTVMGYTSNPSAADELAAAIQNTLDVRSMDYTIVGSVIGTHVGTGVAAVFMWPADEASS
- the recG gene encoding ATP-dependent DNA helicase RecG, whose protein sequence is MIPLSQCPVTMVKGVSALKQTELHAFGIFTVADLLDYFPFRYEDFHLRRLSDVKDGDKVTVEGRIMSQPVLQRYGRKSRLTCRVLVEEWLITATWFNRPYLREQLEQGRDIVLTGKWDQRRMQLTVSTSEFPDKGTSRIDTLQPVYSVGGKITQAWMRKTIAQALQQFGEAMTEPLPPEMLRRYRLMPRKQAVRAMHVPHDVEEGKQARRRLVYEELLLFQLKLHAFRALTRERSDGVAFMVDNATVRQFTRSLPFELTDGQKQAVTDILHDMRQPSCMNRLLQGDVGSGKTVVAATALYAAVRAGYQGALMVPTEILAEQHMRSLTRLFEPHGIGVGLLTGSLTERKRRDVLAALQMGMIDILVGTHALIQEDVHYRKLGLVITDEQHRFGVNQRSILRRKGWNPDVLTMTATPIPRTLAITVFGDLDVSSIRERPAGRKPIKTYWVKHDMLDRVLGFIRREAEAGHQAYVICPLIEESDKLDVQNAIDVHVQMQQAFPDLPVGLLHGRMTPAEKDEAMRSFSAGETKVLVSTTVIEVGVDVPNATLMIVMDAERFGLSQLHQLRGRVGRGGHQSYCVLIADPKSEVGQERMRIMTETDDGFELSQRDLELRGPGDFFGTKQSGLPEFKLADMANDYAVLEQARDDAAALIRSETFWTSPDYGGLREVLQREQLLQGERMD
- a CDS encoding stage VI sporulation protein F, with the translated sequence MSYTKYGISPQLVERIKLKMKQSAMKERVKQIVDGVTKADLQNRQTVRRLVRKVTSALNESVSAQQEEAIVQFVLAQKIDPNNTFHLLKLWGMFR
- a CDS encoding BtrH N-terminal domain-containing protein codes for the protein MANKHCYYYVISELCQLRNIALEQMDIFHLLGGHTFAVKKERDEPFPLLNIKGSVIDDELFRICTGLSIEKKLLINYEEAIKVIMTRIGENDLQTVCTNCFFLPYDSVNYKKNIGSHFIMLRSYDSANDQFTLSDHKYDHALLSGEDLKLAMDNVKEYKNCLLDLHIETEYSCKQMKDSVREVIKTNAAKILSTLQHQFNVLKMEIENINSLDSFYRSFSYFELLKSIKNPNGPIISKHYLVRSLPGNKPDLQNIISECIQLWERLCVDIYKNYTHDSPILLDGQLDNLYQREMDMNKQIIEVVRR
- a CDS encoding 3-hydroxyacyl-CoA dehydrogenase family protein; amino-acid sequence: MVKKIGVIGAGVMGKGVAQAFAQSGYPVVLIDICDKTLMQASEEIYNNVRFQGLFQRSETVADPDAVLSRIQLSTDYDLLADVDYVVENVTEKWETKQEVYQKLDSICPNDCVILVNTSCISITKIAALMKRPALIAGAHFMNPVPMKPAVEVIRGYYTAESTIDQIKDLLSSIGKEMIVVNDYPGFVSNRISHLFMNEAAFVVQDQVASPQEVDEIFKKCYSHAMGPLETADLIGLDTVVQSLDVLYESYQDSKFRCCPLLRKMVDAGLCGRKSGQGFYTYK